The Geoglobus acetivorans genome window below encodes:
- the hemL gene encoding glutamate-1-semialdehyde 2,1-aminomutase, which produces MWEKSKELYETARNLMPGGVSSPVRAVKPFPFYTKRAKGSKIYDVDGSEYIDYCMAYGPLILGHGNEKVKNAVKERLEDGWVYGTPIELEIEYAKLITDIYPSIDMVRFTNTGSEATMAALRLARGFTGRKKFIKIEGSFHGAHDSVLVKAGSGATTHGTPNSAGVPEEFVRNTLQAPYNNVEALSEVIEKNREDIAALILEPVMGNASLIIPDDGYLREVRKITMENDVLLIFDEVITGFRLSLGGAQEYFGVEPDITTLGKIAGGGFPIGIVGGRKEILEKFSPSGPVYQAGTFSGNPISLTAGYTTAKILEEERPYDELRRKTENLVSALKDEVHDAKLNVSIGSIESMFCVYFGEKPRDYSSALKLDSRRFMEFYWKLLENGVFFPPSQYETCFMSVAHGREDVEKTAEVIAKCLRAL; this is translated from the coding sequence ATGTGGGAGAAATCAAAGGAGCTTTATGAAACCGCCAGGAATTTGATGCCTGGAGGGGTTTCAAGCCCGGTTAGAGCCGTAAAGCCGTTTCCATTCTACACAAAAAGGGCTAAAGGTTCGAAAATATACGATGTTGATGGAAGCGAATACATAGACTACTGCATGGCGTATGGGCCATTAATTCTCGGTCACGGGAATGAAAAAGTTAAGAACGCAGTTAAAGAGAGGCTTGAAGATGGTTGGGTTTACGGAACCCCCATAGAACTAGAGATAGAATATGCAAAACTCATAACAGATATCTATCCATCCATAGACATGGTCAGGTTTACAAACACCGGCAGTGAGGCGACGATGGCAGCACTCAGGCTTGCCAGAGGATTCACAGGAAGAAAGAAATTCATAAAAATTGAAGGAAGTTTTCATGGTGCCCATGATTCCGTGCTTGTTAAGGCGGGCAGCGGAGCCACAACACACGGAACGCCAAACTCAGCAGGAGTCCCTGAAGAATTCGTGAGGAATACTCTTCAGGCTCCATACAATAATGTTGAGGCTCTCTCTGAAGTTATTGAGAAAAACAGAGAAGATATTGCCGCCCTGATTCTCGAACCCGTGATGGGCAATGCTTCACTGATAATCCCTGACGACGGTTACCTGAGAGAAGTCAGGAAAATCACCATGGAAAACGACGTTCTGCTCATCTTTGATGAGGTCATAACAGGATTCAGGCTTTCACTCGGCGGTGCCCAGGAGTATTTTGGTGTTGAGCCGGACATAACCACTCTCGGAAAAATTGCCGGAGGAGGATTCCCGATAGGCATCGTTGGAGGGCGAAAAGAGATACTTGAAAAATTCAGCCCTTCCGGACCAGTTTATCAGGCTGGAACATTCAGCGGAAATCCGATAAGCCTCACGGCAGGATACACAACAGCGAAAATCCTTGAAGAGGAGAGACCGTACGATGAGCTTAGGAGAAAAACCGAAAATCTGGTGAGCGCACTGAAAGATGAGGTCCATGATGCGAAACTCAATGTGAGCATTGGCTCCATTGAATCAATGTTCTGCGTTTACTTCGGAGAAAAGCCCAGAGACTATTCCTCAGCTCTGAAACTGGACAGTAGAAGGTTCATGGAGTTCTACTGGAAACTGCTTGAAAACGGGGTGTTCTTCCCACCATCTCAGTACGAAACGTGCTTCATGAGCGTTGCCCATGGGCGGGAAGACGTGGAAAAAACGGCAGAAGTGATTGCAAAATGCCTGAGAGCATTGTAA
- the hemB gene encoding porphobilinogen synthase has translation MEFPKVRMRRLRKNRIRPLMQETKLSKEDLIMPIFVDENISSRQEIPSMPGYFRIPLHSISDEIGKAMELGIRAFIFFGIPASKDEIGSSAYDDDGVIQKALRDVRQDFDDAVLITDVCLCEYTTHGHCGIVHNEEILNDPTLPVLGKVAVSHARAGADIVAPSGMMDGMIKAIRGALDENGFENTAIMSYSAKYASSFYGPFREAAESGYAFGDRKSYQMDFHNSDEALREVELDLREGADMVMVKPALSYLDIIRRVKEAFKVPVAAYNVSGEYSMVKAAGRMGWLDETSIAYEILTSIKRAGADLIITYHAKEIAEVL, from the coding sequence ATGGAATTTCCAAAGGTGAGAATGAGAAGATTGAGAAAGAACAGAATCCGCCCCCTAATGCAGGAGACGAAGCTGTCTAAGGAAGACCTGATAATGCCAATCTTTGTTGATGAAAACATTTCATCAAGACAGGAAATTCCCTCAATGCCTGGATACTTCAGAATCCCCCTTCACAGCATATCCGATGAGATAGGAAAGGCAATGGAGCTGGGAATAAGAGCATTTATTTTCTTTGGCATACCTGCCAGCAAGGACGAAATTGGAAGTTCCGCATATGATGATGATGGGGTAATTCAGAAGGCTTTGAGAGACGTCAGGCAGGACTTTGATGATGCCGTACTGATAACAGACGTCTGCCTGTGCGAGTACACCACCCACGGGCATTGCGGTATTGTCCATAATGAAGAGATCCTGAATGACCCAACCCTGCCGGTTCTTGGAAAAGTTGCTGTGAGCCACGCCAGAGCCGGAGCAGACATCGTTGCTCCCTCCGGAATGATGGACGGGATGATAAAAGCTATACGAGGCGCTCTTGATGAGAATGGATTTGAAAATACGGCAATAATGAGCTATTCTGCCAAATACGCTTCGTCATTCTACGGACCATTTAGAGAGGCTGCTGAAAGCGGATACGCCTTCGGAGACAGGAAGAGCTACCAGATGGACTTCCACAACAGTGATGAAGCGTTGAGAGAGGTTGAACTCGATTTGAGAGAGGGGGCTGACATGGTCATGGTCAAGCCCGCCCTCAGCTATCTGGACATCATACGAAGGGTTAAGGAGGCATTTAAGGTTCCCGTTGCAGCCTATAATGTTAGCGGAGAATACAGCATGGTCAAGGCCGCTGGCAGAATGGGGTGGCTCGATGAGACGAGCATAGCATATGAAATACTCACCTCAATAAAAAGGGCAGGTGCTGACCTGATAATCACCTATCATGCAAAGGAAATTGCGGAGGTTTTGTGA
- the hemA gene encoding glutamyl-tRNA reductase: MEIANLVISHKKASIDQIQKAWHGDYKTLLDRVMSFSNIRECAILLTCNRVEVYVYGSGTIETLREFARSMGVPERIIEIHKNGETLEHILRVASGLESMMVGEDQILGQVKDFYNMGKEYGSIGEVLDLVFSKAIQVGKKVRNKTKINKGAVSIGSAAVELAERRLGTLTGKKALIIGAGEMGKLVAKAIAHKNLDKIYIANRTLQRGKALAQEVGGKAIAVPFDKVEKYITECDFVISATSAPHYVITRSMMEKIMEIRKEPVLLVDIALPRDVEPEVANVEGVLLHTIDDLREISRENLRRRLKEAEKAEKIIKEELGDLIERLKELKARNAICMMYSHADYIKNEEIIELYNKLHAKYGVDEEVLPMLESFANSLIKKFLRKPTVRLRQAARNGKPEVVDAVEFLFGGVKYGISKGENEKIEKEQNPPPNAGDEAV, encoded by the coding sequence ATGGAAATAGCCAACCTTGTGATATCTCATAAAAAAGCTTCAATCGATCAGATTCAAAAAGCCTGGCATGGCGATTATAAAACGCTACTCGACAGGGTGATGTCATTCTCGAACATAAGAGAATGTGCCATCCTCCTTACCTGCAACAGAGTTGAGGTTTATGTTTACGGATCCGGCACCATAGAAACCCTCAGAGAGTTTGCCAGGTCGATGGGTGTTCCTGAAAGGATTATCGAAATCCACAAAAATGGAGAAACCCTTGAACACATCCTGAGAGTCGCGTCAGGTCTCGAATCGATGATGGTCGGAGAGGACCAGATTCTCGGGCAGGTTAAGGATTTCTACAACATGGGGAAGGAATACGGAAGTATCGGTGAAGTCCTTGACCTGGTTTTCTCCAAGGCAATTCAGGTGGGCAAAAAAGTCAGAAACAAGACAAAGATAAACAAGGGTGCGGTGAGCATCGGTAGTGCTGCTGTTGAGCTTGCCGAAAGAAGGTTGGGAACTCTCACAGGAAAAAAGGCATTAATTATTGGGGCTGGGGAGATGGGCAAGCTCGTTGCAAAGGCTATAGCACACAAGAACCTCGATAAGATATACATAGCAAACAGAACCCTTCAGAGAGGCAAGGCTCTCGCTCAGGAAGTTGGTGGGAAGGCAATTGCTGTACCGTTTGACAAGGTCGAGAAATACATCACCGAATGCGATTTTGTGATCTCGGCAACATCTGCCCCCCACTACGTCATAACAAGAAGCATGATGGAAAAGATCATGGAAATCAGGAAAGAACCGGTTCTCCTTGTCGATATAGCTCTTCCAAGAGACGTGGAACCGGAAGTAGCTAACGTTGAAGGTGTCCTCCTCCACACAATTGACGACCTCAGAGAAATCAGCAGAGAGAATCTGAGAAGAAGGTTAAAAGAGGCAGAAAAAGCTGAAAAGATAATAAAAGAGGAGCTTGGTGACCTCATCGAAAGGTTGAAGGAATTGAAAGCAAGAAATGCCATCTGCATGATGTATTCCCACGCAGATTACATAAAAAACGAGGAGATCATAGAGCTTTACAACAAACTTCATGCAAAATATGGTGTCGATGAAGAAGTTCTGCCTATGCTCGAAAGCTTTGCAAACTCACTCATCAAAAAATTCCTCAGAAAGCCAACTGTCAGACTGAGGCAGGCAGCACGTAATGGAAAACCGGAAGTTGTGGATGCGGTGGAGTTTTTATTCGGAGGTGTTAAGTATGGAATTTCCAAAGGTGAGAATGAGAAGATTGAGAAAGAACAGAATCCGCCCCCTAATGCAGGAGACGAAGCTGTCTAA
- a CDS encoding DUF5350 domain-containing protein: MGKTGTTQWIKIKNRKGGTRLVPTKYQLHKKPGPNQKYTSDGKKRRKIKRSPKSIAGAKT; the protein is encoded by the coding sequence ATGGGTAAGACTGGAACGACTCAATGGATCAAGATAAAGAACAGAAAAGGCGGTACCAGGCTTGTGCCAACAAAGTATCAGCTCCATAAAAAGCCAGGACCGAATCAGAAGTACACATCAGACGGCAAAAAGAGAAGGAAGATAAAAAGAAGCCCCAAGAGCATAGCCGGTGCGAAGACCTGA
- a CDS encoding ArsR family transcriptional regulator: protein MVRRAKLVNDAVELVPVLQLFSTETYRRVYETLLSEWRTLEELKQLYGEGVEEALRILKNAGMLEIKWRMPSDPAGKPEKEYHVSYTHLSINVYISLKELNTILNAIFMAEDEESEIVDRILEQIGRGRISVQHISRETGLDNLFIRALAKKSLKLNLKGQLVEPAKNEEV from the coding sequence ATGGTAAGAAGGGCAAAGCTTGTAAATGATGCGGTGGAGCTTGTTCCGGTTCTGCAGCTTTTCTCAACCGAGACCTACAGGAGAGTTTATGAAACTTTGCTGAGTGAGTGGAGAACTCTGGAAGAGCTGAAACAGCTTTACGGGGAAGGTGTGGAGGAGGCGCTTAGAATCCTTAAAAATGCAGGCATGCTTGAGATTAAGTGGAGAATGCCCTCTGACCCTGCAGGAAAGCCGGAAAAGGAGTACCATGTCAGTTACACACACCTGAGCATAAACGTTTACATCTCACTCAAGGAACTCAACACGATACTGAATGCGATTTTTATGGCTGAGGATGAGGAAAGCGAGATTGTTGACAGAATACTCGAGCAGATTGGCAGGGGAAGAATATCCGTTCAGCATATAAGCAGGGAAACCGGGCTTGACAACCTGTTTATCAGGGCACTGGCGAAAAAATCACTGAAGCTCAATCTGAAAGGTCAGCTTGTTGAGCCAGCAAAAAATGAAGAAGTCTGA
- a CDS encoding DUF504 domain-containing protein, which produces MKKSEIKVILDKFRWHPEYDLRNVLIRYLDRPKGYSVISGDQIREIGHAFIYTESSAIPHHRVIEISYCGKTVWKKLINSGELADRDDGEKQA; this is translated from the coding sequence ATGAAGAAGTCTGAGATCAAGGTAATTCTGGACAAATTCAGATGGCATCCCGAATACGATCTGAGAAACGTGCTTATTAGGTATCTGGACAGGCCGAAGGGTTACTCTGTGATTTCGGGTGATCAGATAAGAGAGATCGGGCATGCCTTCATCTATACCGAAAGCTCTGCGATCCCCCACCACAGGGTCATTGAGATTTCGTACTGTGGAAAGACAGTCTGGAAAAAGTTAATTAATTCCGGTGAATTAGCTGACAGAGATGACGGTGAGAAGCAGGCTTGA
- the argH gene encoding argininosuccinate lyase, translating to MTVRSRLDKKMDEYALKLTTSMDFDENIFYYDILVDYAHVIMLEKRGIIDRDSARKIVLALKKIESEGFSSLSREYEDVHEAIEARVIELAGENGKKMHTARSRNDEVATCLRLFARDRLTEIMAEILEIRSVLLKKSKMHLNDVMPGFTHLQYAQPTKLSHHLLAYHDMISRDFERFLEVFRRTNLSPLGSAAFSGTSFPVDRFLTSRLLGFDGIVENSMDAVATRDFLVECIFACTSLMLSFSRICEEIILWSSEFGFVNLPDEFASSSSIMPQKKNPDTAEIIRAKAGKMIGNLTAALTIYKALPFAYNRDFQEMNRLLFETLDETLISARVMTGLFEKIEFRTDVLKAKSSKGFSLATDIANLLVMKGVPFRDAHRIVGELAKLEKDEIGAEELADVFEKFGLSLEIAPEELDMFARPENAVEMKRSEGGTSEDNITSMIAKRLEKLKKDEEILIQIKSSIENSLNDLVGEVESFENEES from the coding sequence ATGACGGTGAGAAGCAGGCTTGATAAAAAAATGGATGAATACGCTCTCAAGCTGACGACCTCTATGGATTTTGATGAAAACATCTTTTACTATGATATTCTCGTTGATTACGCTCACGTCATCATGCTTGAAAAAAGGGGAATAATTGACAGGGATTCTGCGAGAAAAATCGTCCTGGCTTTGAAGAAAATCGAATCAGAGGGTTTTTCTTCTCTGTCAAGAGAGTATGAGGATGTGCATGAGGCTATTGAGGCCAGAGTAATTGAGCTTGCAGGTGAAAACGGAAAAAAGATGCATACTGCGAGAAGCAGGAATGATGAAGTGGCCACATGTCTCAGGTTGTTTGCAAGAGATAGGCTTACCGAAATAATGGCTGAAATCCTTGAGATCAGGTCTGTACTGCTTAAAAAATCTAAAATGCATTTGAATGACGTGATGCCAGGTTTCACTCATCTGCAGTATGCCCAGCCAACCAAATTATCGCACCACCTTCTGGCATACCACGACATGATTTCAAGGGATTTCGAGAGGTTCCTTGAGGTTTTCAGAAGAACGAATCTTTCTCCACTCGGCTCTGCAGCCTTTTCAGGAACGAGTTTTCCCGTCGATCGTTTCCTGACTTCAAGGCTTCTTGGCTTTGATGGAATCGTTGAAAACTCGATGGATGCGGTTGCGACGAGGGATTTTCTGGTAGAATGCATTTTTGCCTGCACGTCTCTGATGCTGTCATTCAGCAGAATCTGTGAGGAGATAATTCTGTGGTCTTCTGAGTTCGGGTTTGTGAATCTTCCCGATGAATTTGCTTCATCCTCAAGCATAATGCCACAGAAAAAAAACCCTGATACTGCCGAAATCATAAGGGCGAAAGCCGGAAAGATGATTGGTAACCTTACTGCTGCGTTGACGATCTACAAGGCACTGCCCTTTGCATACAACCGGGATTTCCAGGAAATGAATCGCCTGCTGTTTGAAACACTGGATGAAACCTTAATCTCTGCCAGAGTCATGACAGGGTTGTTTGAAAAAATTGAATTCAGAACAGATGTTTTGAAGGCAAAGTCGTCCAAAGGCTTCTCTCTGGCAACAGATATAGCAAATTTACTTGTTATGAAGGGAGTGCCTTTCAGAGATGCTCACAGGATTGTCGGGGAGCTTGCAAAGCTTGAAAAGGATGAAATTGGTGCTGAAGAGCTTGCAGATGTTTTTGAGAAATTCGGATTGAGCTTGGAAATTGCGCCTGAAGAGCTCGATATGTTCGCCAGGCCAGAAAATGCTGTCGAGATGAAGAGAAGTGAAGGTGGTACGAGTGAGGACAACATAACAAGTATGATTGCTAAAAGACTCGAAAAGCTAAAGAAGGATGAAGAGATACTGATCCAGATTAAATCCAGTATTGAAAATTCTCTGAATGATCTGGTAGGGGAGGTGGAGAGCTTTGAAAATGAAGAGAGTTAA
- the gatD gene encoding Glu-tRNA(Gln) amidotransferase subunit GatD — MKRVKIKAKGRVFEGVALPSDDNKLVLKLDSGYNAGFYDYEILEEKEVEMHEFVPQRFESRENLGTIKVISTGGTIASKVDYKTGAVTSQFSAEEIVADIPELLEIANIDAELLYNILSENMKPDYWVKLARRVHEAVRDGYDGVVVTHGTDTMHYSASALAFMLRTPVPVVFVGAQRSSDRPSSDAAMNMICSAHTALSDLGEVTIVMHGTTADEFCYIHRGVKARKNHTSRRDAFESVNYSPLGKVFPDGRIDWIAERFRRNERELELYDKFEEKVALIKYYPGLGPEILEFFHDRGYRGFVIEGTGLGHVSTDWVETVKRIAEDSVIVMTSQCLWGRVCDRVYDTGRYLLRAGVIEGEDMLPETALIKLMWLLGNFDVEDAKMLVKENIVGEINPMLGYEDLTI; from the coding sequence ATGAAGAGAGTTAAAATAAAGGCGAAAGGTAGAGTATTTGAAGGGGTGGCGCTCCCATCTGATGATAATAAACTCGTTTTAAAACTTGATAGTGGCTATAATGCTGGATTTTACGATTATGAAATTCTTGAGGAAAAAGAAGTGGAAATGCATGAATTTGTGCCTCAAAGGTTTGAAAGCAGGGAAAATCTGGGTACGATAAAGGTTATCTCGACAGGAGGTACGATTGCAAGCAAGGTGGATTACAAAACCGGCGCCGTTACAAGTCAGTTCTCTGCAGAGGAAATCGTTGCGGACATTCCGGAGTTGCTTGAGATTGCAAATATTGATGCAGAGCTGCTCTACAATATTCTGAGTGAAAACATGAAACCTGATTATTGGGTGAAGCTTGCAAGGCGTGTGCATGAGGCTGTGAGAGATGGATATGATGGGGTTGTTGTAACTCACGGCACTGATACGATGCATTATTCCGCATCTGCACTGGCTTTCATGCTCAGGACTCCCGTACCGGTGGTTTTTGTTGGTGCCCAGAGAAGCTCTGACAGACCGAGCAGTGATGCTGCGATGAACATGATATGCTCCGCTCATACTGCACTGAGCGATCTGGGTGAAGTCACAATCGTCATGCACGGGACAACCGCTGATGAATTCTGCTATATTCATCGGGGTGTCAAGGCGAGAAAGAATCACACTTCAAGAAGGGATGCTTTCGAGAGCGTGAATTATTCTCCGCTCGGAAAAGTGTTTCCTGATGGAAGGATCGACTGGATTGCGGAAAGGTTCAGACGGAACGAGAGGGAGCTTGAGCTTTATGATAAATTTGAAGAAAAAGTTGCCCTGATAAAATACTATCCTGGGCTTGGACCGGAGATACTGGAATTTTTCCATGACAGGGGATACAGGGGCTTCGTAATTGAGGGCACTGGATTGGGGCACGTTTCCACGGATTGGGTAGAGACGGTGAAAAGGATAGCGGAGGATAGCGTGATTGTCATGACCTCCCAGTGCCTGTGGGGGAGGGTGTGTGACAGGGTCTACGATACTGGCAGGTACCTGCTCAGGGCTGGAGTCATTGAGGGCGAAGATATGCTGCCTGAAACTGCTCTGATAAAGCTCATGTGGCT